The following are encoded in a window of bacterium genomic DNA:
- a CDS encoding low affinity iron permease family protein, whose protein sequence is MRNKSLFARFANAAARKAGQPWAFSIAFGVILVWALSGFLFDFSDTWQLVINTSTTIITFLMVFLIQNTQNRDSEAMHLKLDELLRSHKNAHNALMDLEELDEESLDKLRDHYEELARKARAGQNIKGSPEVDLS, encoded by the coding sequence ATGCGAAACAAGAGCCTATTTGCCCGCTTCGCCAACGCCGCGGCCCGCAAGGCCGGTCAACCCTGGGCTTTTTCCATCGCCTTCGGCGTCATCCTGGTTTGGGCCCTTTCCGGGTTTTTATTCGATTTCAGCGACACCTGGCAGCTCGTCATCAACACCAGCACCACCATCATCACTTTCCTCATGGTCTTCCTGATCCAGAACACTCAGAACCGCGACAGCGAGGCGATGCACCTCAAGCTCGACGAGTTGCTCCGTTCCCACAAAAATGCCCACAACGCCTTGATGGATTTGGAAGAGTTGGACGAAGAGAGCTTGGACAAGCTCCGTGATCATTACGAGGAGCTAGCTCGCAAGGCTCGGGCCGGACAGAACATCAAGGGTTCGCCGGAAGTCGATCTTTCCTAG
- a CDS encoding TerC family protein has translation MTLQGWLWTGFLIFILAMLLLDLLVFNRKAHAIKIKEAIGWSIFWIVLALIFNAGIYYFEGHDQALRFLSGYLVEKSLSVDNLFVFLLIFSYFRVPSIYQHKVLFWGIFGALVFRAIFIFAGIALLQKFAWLFYILGAFLVFTAIKLVMETEKEIHPEKNPILNFVRRLMPCTSDYEGDRFFVKKGNRWWATPLFIVLIAIETTDVIFAVDSVPAVLAISLDPFIVFSSNAFAILGLRALFFALSGMMQAFVYLHYGLAAILGFIGVKMILAHWYKIPIAYALGFIALSLVLSALASVIWPPKEKLEPVNADPPALP, from the coding sequence ATGACCCTACAAGGCTGGCTCTGGACCGGTTTCCTGATCTTCATCCTCGCGATGCTGTTGTTGGACTTGCTGGTTTTCAACCGCAAGGCCCATGCCATCAAGATCAAGGAGGCCATCGGCTGGAGCATTTTCTGGATCGTCCTGGCCCTGATCTTCAACGCCGGAATCTATTATTTCGAGGGCCATGACCAGGCCCTCCGCTTTCTCAGCGGCTACTTGGTGGAGAAGTCGCTCTCGGTCGACAACCTCTTCGTCTTTTTGCTGATCTTTTCCTATTTCCGAGTCCCCAGCATCTACCAACACAAGGTGCTTTTTTGGGGGATCTTCGGGGCCTTGGTCTTCCGGGCGATCTTCATCTTCGCCGGCATCGCCCTCTTGCAGAAATTCGCCTGGCTCTTCTACATCCTCGGCGCCTTCCTGGTCTTCACCGCGATCAAGCTGGTCATGGAGACCGAGAAAGAGATCCACCCCGAGAAGAACCCGATTCTCAACTTCGTCCGCCGCCTCATGCCCTGCACTTCCGACTACGAGGGCGACCGCTTCTTCGTCAAGAAGGGCAACCGTTGGTGGGCGACGCCGCTCTTCATCGTCCTCATCGCGATCGAGACCACCGACGTCATCTTCGCCGTCGATTCGGTGCCGGCGGTGTTGGCGATCAGCCTCGATCCCTTCATCGTCTTCAGCTCCAACGCCTTCGCCATCCTGGGGCTTCGGGCGCTCTTCTTCGCGCTTTCCGGCATGATGCAGGCTTTCGTCTATCTCCACTACGGCTTGGCCGCCATCCTCGGCTTCATCGGCGTGAAGATGATCCTGGCCCACTGGTACAAGATCCCGATCGCCTATGCCCTGGGCTTCATCGCGCTGTCCTTGGTGCTGTCGGCCCTGGCTTCGGTGATATGGCCGCCCAAGGAGAAGCTCGAGCCGGTCAACGCCGATCCGCCGGCCTTGCCCTAG
- a CDS encoding glutathione synthase: protein MKIGFVVNDIQTEEPGYTTTRLAMAAVNRGHEVWVMGAGDFAYDPDEDIHARARSVPKNKYKVSDIFLRDLQGKKARTERITVDALDVLMLRNDPSADIAHRAWAQAAGITFGRVAMRHGVIVLNDPNGLSRAMNKMYFQLFPEDVRPKTIITREREEIRDFAKQHGGKVVLKPLQGSGGTSVFLVRPDDMANLNQMVEAVSRDGYVIAQEYLPKAAEGDTRLFLMNGEPLKYKGKYAAFRRVRSGEDLRSNIHAGGKLKPASIDSAALRIAEIVRPKLVEDGMFLVGLDIVGDKLMEINVFSPGGLGSAQKFEGVNFTHAVIEALERKVEYMGYYRRNFDNREMAVL, encoded by the coding sequence ATGAAAATCGGATTCGTGGTCAACGACATCCAAACCGAAGAGCCGGGCTACACCACCACCCGCTTGGCGATGGCCGCGGTCAATCGCGGCCATGAGGTCTGGGTGATGGGCGCCGGCGACTTTGCCTACGATCCCGACGAGGACATCCACGCCCGGGCCCGCAGCGTGCCCAAGAACAAATACAAGGTCTCGGACATTTTCCTCCGCGATCTCCAAGGCAAGAAGGCCAGGACCGAGCGCATCACCGTCGACGCCCTCGACGTCCTGATGCTGCGCAACGACCCTTCGGCCGACATCGCCCACCGGGCCTGGGCCCAAGCCGCCGGCATCACCTTCGGCCGGGTGGCGATGCGCCACGGCGTGATCGTGCTCAACGACCCCAACGGCCTGAGCCGGGCGATGAACAAGATGTATTTCCAGCTCTTCCCCGAGGACGTCCGGCCCAAGACGATCATCACCCGGGAGCGCGAGGAGATCCGCGACTTCGCCAAGCAGCATGGCGGCAAGGTCGTGCTCAAGCCGCTCCAGGGCTCGGGCGGAACGAGCGTCTTCTTGGTCCGGCCCGACGACATGGCAAATCTCAATCAGATGGTCGAGGCGGTGAGCCGCGACGGCTACGTCATCGCCCAGGAATATCTGCCCAAGGCGGCCGAGGGCGACACCCGGCTCTTCCTGATGAACGGCGAGCCCCTCAAGTACAAGGGCAAGTACGCGGCCTTCCGCCGGGTCCGCAGCGGCGAGGATTTGCGCAGCAACATCCACGCCGGCGGCAAGCTGAAGCCGGCCTCGATCGATTCGGCCGCCCTGCGGATCGCCGAGATCGTCCGGCCCAAGCTGGTCGAGGATGGGATGTTCCTGGTGGGCTTGGACATCGTGGGTGACAAACTCATGGAGATCAACGTTTTCAGCCCCGGCGGCCTGGGCAGCGCCCAGAAGTTCGAGGGGGTCAACTTCACTCACGCCGTCATCGAGGCCCTGGAGCGAAAAGTCGAATACATGGGCTATTATCGGCGAAATTTCGACAACCGGGAGATGGCGGTTCTCTGA
- a CDS encoding flavohemoglobin expression-modulating QEGLA motif protein, translating into MKSRHPPLSETWNLEVAQRLAEGKSVRRRLPPWGRLHMDRALPFLCLYRRPKSLDFAGTERLVIAQASYLMVGDEEIQRRPIARLLETIIGEMTREFGAFLLLEIWNGPPSRKRGPAVHRPTFRVCARDSAAIAPTAHALNRALKEFSLGDQSSEVDLDLGAHETAPYLTPLFDRRRCEALGLNLLGLEIGPIHYNLKAHQIYPLLLRQLQRGLDRAFQKTFFEFMKTRTTQRPANYQVLGRRAVVKAVWEVDRQLAEVSSAFDFLLQVTPVNAEHAWRRFRHEGYDKEPVFYYRHLPVDPSLLKRNLYAVPIERVEDPTLAMIFREKQEELERELGMLTDRGTPRFIYGSLQLFGGVSAELLALAQRLLRIFPPRSREEGHAGALSAEAFARRAEEDFRYYRALYPAFKAKVEIRDDIASGMMVSRGRLLIARETRVPASRVDALLQHEVGTHLVSYYNGRAQPFRQLYSGLAGYEELQEGLAVLGEYLVGGLSRPRIRLLAGRVLAAKALLDGAQFVDTYRLLNRDYGFERRTAFTVALRIHRGGGLTKDVVYLRGINEVVRYLREGGELEQLFVGKIAAAHVPVIRELQWRGVLRPAPLLPRYLQYPEARERLQQLRQETNVLERMVKRGMI; encoded by the coding sequence TTGAAGTCGCGCCACCCGCCGCTCTCCGAGACCTGGAACCTCGAGGTCGCCCAGCGCTTGGCCGAAGGAAAGTCGGTGCGCCGTCGCCTCCCGCCCTGGGGCCGGCTCCACATGGATCGGGCCTTGCCCTTTCTCTGCCTCTACCGCCGGCCCAAGAGCCTGGATTTCGCCGGCACCGAGCGCTTGGTCATCGCCCAGGCCTCCTACCTCATGGTCGGCGACGAGGAAATCCAGCGCCGGCCGATCGCCCGTTTGCTCGAGACGATCATCGGCGAGATGACCCGGGAGTTCGGCGCCTTCCTCCTGCTCGAGATTTGGAACGGCCCGCCCTCGCGTAAGCGCGGCCCGGCGGTTCATCGGCCGACCTTTCGAGTCTGCGCCCGGGACAGCGCCGCGATCGCCCCGACCGCCCATGCCTTGAATCGGGCCTTGAAGGAATTCAGCCTCGGCGACCAAAGCTCCGAGGTCGATCTCGATCTCGGAGCCCATGAAACCGCGCCCTACTTGACTCCGCTCTTCGACCGGCGGAGGTGCGAGGCCTTGGGCTTGAACCTGCTGGGCCTCGAGATCGGCCCGATCCATTACAACCTCAAGGCCCATCAGATTTATCCCTTGCTGCTGCGCCAGCTGCAGCGCGGCCTGGACCGGGCTTTCCAAAAGACTTTCTTCGAATTCATGAAGACCCGGACCACCCAGCGGCCGGCCAACTACCAAGTCTTGGGCCGGCGGGCGGTGGTCAAGGCGGTGTGGGAGGTCGATCGCCAGCTCGCCGAAGTCAGCAGCGCCTTCGATTTCCTGCTGCAGGTCACCCCGGTGAACGCGGAGCATGCCTGGCGTCGCTTCAGGCACGAGGGCTACGACAAGGAGCCGGTCTTCTATTACCGTCACTTGCCGGTCGATCCCTCCCTGCTCAAGCGCAACCTCTACGCCGTTCCGATCGAGCGGGTCGAGGACCCGACCCTGGCGATGATCTTTCGCGAAAAGCAGGAAGAGTTGGAGCGGGAGCTGGGGATGCTGACCGACCGCGGGACGCCGCGCTTCATTTACGGAAGCCTCCAGCTTTTCGGCGGGGTCAGCGCCGAGCTCTTGGCGCTGGCCCAGCGGCTGCTGCGGATTTTTCCGCCGCGCAGCCGCGAGGAGGGCCATGCCGGCGCCTTGAGCGCCGAAGCTTTCGCCCGCCGGGCCGAAGAGGATTTCCGCTACTATCGGGCCCTCTACCCGGCCTTCAAGGCCAAGGTCGAGATCCGCGACGACATCGCTTCGGGGATGATGGTTTCGCGGGGCCGCCTCTTGATCGCCCGCGAGACTCGAGTTCCGGCTTCGCGGGTCGATGCCCTGCTCCAGCACGAGGTCGGGACCCATTTGGTGTCCTACTACAACGGCCGAGCCCAGCCCTTCCGCCAGCTTTACTCCGGTTTGGCCGGCTATGAGGAGCTCCAGGAAGGCTTGGCGGTGCTCGGCGAGTATTTGGTCGGCGGCCTGAGCCGGCCCCGGATCCGGCTCCTGGCCGGCCGGGTCTTGGCCGCGAAAGCCTTGCTAGACGGGGCCCAATTCGTGGACACTTATCGCTTGTTGAACCGGGATTATGGCTTCGAGCGCCGCACCGCCTTCACGGTGGCCCTGCGAATTCATCGGGGCGGCGGGCTGACCAAGGATGTGGTCTACCTCCGCGGGATCAACGAGGTCGTCCGGTATTTGCGGGAAGGCGGCGAGCTCGAGCAGCTCTTCGTCGGCAAGATCGCGGCCGCCCATGTGCCGGTCATCCGGGAGCTGCAATGGCGCGGCGTCCTGCGGCCGGCGCCGCTGTTGCCGCGCTATCTCCAGTATCCTGAAGCCCGGGAACGATTGCAGCAGCTCCGTCAGGAAACCAATGTGCTCGAGCGGATGGTGAAGAGAGGGATGATATGA
- a CDS encoding N-formylglutamate amidohydrolase: MEQPFWEWIPGEGAVVAAAIHDGHGLRAEAQERICLDEAERLREEDPFTAAWAALVQPRIRTFRSRFEVDLNRPPEQAVYLKPEDSWGLKVWREPPAPDCIADSLGAYGDFYSGVERRLREIEERHGFFVLLDLHTYNHRRAGPDQAPADPEKNPEINIGTASCRRELWGPLIDRFIADLRSFDFQGRSLDVRENVKFLGGNFPRWIHRTFPQSGLALAVEFKKIFMDEWTGELNLDLHRVLGEALASTFGGLRASLQAMGGRL, encoded by the coding sequence ATGGAACAGCCCTTTTGGGAATGGATTCCGGGGGAGGGGGCCGTGGTCGCGGCGGCCATCCATGACGGCCACGGCCTGCGGGCCGAGGCCCAGGAGCGGATCTGCCTGGACGAGGCCGAACGGCTGCGGGAGGAGGACCCTTTCACCGCCGCCTGGGCCGCCCTGGTCCAGCCGCGAATTCGGACTTTCCGCTCGCGCTTCGAGGTCGACCTGAATCGGCCGCCGGAGCAGGCGGTCTATCTGAAGCCCGAGGACTCCTGGGGCCTCAAAGTTTGGCGGGAGCCGCCGGCTCCCGACTGCATCGCGGACTCCCTCGGGGCTTACGGCGATTTCTATTCCGGCGTCGAACGGCGGCTGCGTGAAATCGAAGAGCGCCACGGTTTCTTCGTCCTGCTCGACCTGCATACCTACAACCACCGCCGGGCCGGCCCCGATCAAGCGCCGGCCGATCCCGAGAAGAATCCCGAGATCAATATCGGCACCGCCTCCTGCCGGCGCGAGCTCTGGGGTCCCTTGATCGACCGCTTCATCGCCGACTTGCGGAGCTTCGATTTCCAGGGCCGCTCGCTCGACGTCCGGGAGAACGTGAAATTTCTCGGAGGAAATTTTCCGCGATGGATCCATCGGACCTTTCCTCAAAGCGGTTTGGCCTTGGCCGTCGAGTTCAAGAAAATTTTCATGGATGAGTGGACCGGCGAGCTGAACTTGGACTTGCACCGGGTCCTGGGCGAGGCCTTGGCCTCGACCTTCGGGGGCCTGCGAGCTTCGCTGCAGGCGATGGGAGGGCGACTTTGA
- a CDS encoding peroxiredoxin — METSTATPAPKIELNGPAPDFEANTTHGPIRFSEWGKDKWVILFSHPADFTPVCTTEFIEFAKRYPEFQKRNVNLIGNSIDSVYSHIGWVKNIEKNFNVKIPFPIIADLDQKVARLYNMIHEPSAVTATVRCVFIIDPKRNVRAMIYYPLNVGRNFDEILRVVDALQTVDKHGVACPANWKPGEEVIVPPPVTMQAAEERVANKELQVTDWYFSKKKIS, encoded by the coding sequence ATGGAAACGTCCACGGCCACCCCGGCCCCCAAGATCGAATTGAACGGCCCGGCCCCCGATTTCGAGGCCAACACCACCCACGGTCCCATTCGCTTTTCGGAATGGGGCAAGGATAAATGGGTCATCCTCTTCTCCCATCCGGCCGACTTCACGCCGGTTTGCACCACCGAGTTCATCGAGTTCGCCAAGCGCTACCCCGAATTTCAAAAGCGCAACGTCAACCTGATCGGCAATTCGATCGACAGCGTCTACAGCCACATCGGCTGGGTCAAGAACATCGAGAAGAATTTCAACGTCAAGATTCCCTTCCCGATCATCGCCGACCTCGACCAGAAAGTGGCTCGGCTCTACAACATGATCCATGAGCCCAGCGCGGTCACCGCCACCGTCCGCTGCGTCTTCATCATCGATCCGAAGCGCAACGTCCGGGCGATGATCTACTATCCGCTCAACGTCGGCCGCAATTTCGACGAGATCCTGCGGGTGGTCGACGCCCTCCAAACCGTCGACAAGCACGGCGTGGCTTGCCCGGCCAATTGGAAGCCGGGCGAGGAGGTCATCGTCCCGCCGCCGGTGACCATGCAGGCGGCCGAGGAGCGGGTGGCCAACAAGGAGCTTCAGGTCACCGATTGGTATTTTTCCAAAAAGAAGATTTCCTAG